In the genome of Carnobacterium pleistocenium FTR1, one region contains:
- a CDS encoding rhomboid family intramembrane serine protease gives MKLKRFFRKPVVTYTFLAIQILLFVLMTFDGGSTNVATLIKYGAKFNPYIVLGEWWRLITPMFLHIGFIHLLMNSVILYYLGEQLEGMFGHLRFASIYLLSGIAGNLASFAFSDALSAGASTALFGLFGSTVMLGQTFKYNPAVQQMAKSFSVLIILNIVFGLFSSSIDLAGHLGGLLGGFLISTAISVPNPVSQWRNTRLLYGGLFGVMVIVLAYLGYLNTPIPFSGI, from the coding sequence TAGAAAACCAGTCGTGACATATACCTTTTTAGCTATTCAAATTTTGTTATTTGTTTTGATGACTTTTGATGGTGGTAGTACTAATGTGGCTACTTTAATAAAGTATGGAGCAAAATTTAATCCTTATATTGTGTTAGGTGAATGGTGGAGATTGATCACACCTATGTTCTTGCATATCGGATTTATTCATTTATTAATGAACTCAGTGATCCTCTATTATTTAGGTGAACAGTTAGAGGGTATGTTTGGCCACTTGCGTTTTGCAAGTATCTATTTATTAAGCGGTATAGCTGGAAATCTTGCAAGTTTTGCTTTTAGTGACGCGCTCTCAGCAGGTGCTAGTACGGCTTTGTTTGGATTATTTGGATCTACTGTCATGCTTGGTCAAACTTTTAAATACAACCCAGCAGTCCAACAGATGGCTAAAAGCTTTAGTGTATTGATCATTCTTAATATAGTTTTTGGTTTATTTAGTTCTTCAATCGATTTGGCAGGACATCTAGGGGGCCTATTAGGAGGATTCTTGATTTCAACGGCCATCAGTGTACCTAATCCCGTGAGCCAATGGAGAAATACGCGTTTGCTCTATGGTGGTCTCTTTGGGGTCATGGTTATTGTTCTAGCCTATTTAGGCTACCTTAATACACCTATTCCATTTTCCGGAATTTAG
- a CDS encoding YqgQ family protein: MINLYDVQQILKRFGIYIYIGKRLWDIEIMMVELKKLHESGLIQDDEYLPALLILKQEHRKEEEKSND, from the coding sequence ATGATAAATTTATATGATGTTCAGCAAATATTGAAACGCTTTGGTATTTACATTTATATTGGAAAACGATTGTGGGATATTGAAATAATGATGGTTGAGTTGAAAAAATTACATGAGAGTGGGTTAATTCAAGATGACGAATACCTACCTGCTCTACTCATCCTAAAACAAGAGCACCGTAAAGAAGAAGAAAAATCAAATGACTAA
- a CDS encoding ROK family glucokinase, whose product MSNKIIGIDLGGTTVKFAILTNEGEIQQKWSVLTDITDEGSHIVPAIIESINEQLERYHLSPNDFIGIGMGSPGTVDRTEGTVIGAYNLNWDKSQPVKQLIEEGTGISFAIDNDANVAALGERWKGAGENEEDIVFVTLGTGVGGGIIAGGRLIHGVAGAAGEIGHITVDPNGYKCTCGNIGCLETVASATGVVRLARDFSEVYAGDSKLKTAIDDGQLITAKDVFEFAKENDELAVRVIDKVAFYLGLACGNVANVLNPSTIVIGGGVSQAGAFLIDQIKTYFDQFTYPTIRKTTKIRLAELGNSAGVIGASSLIKKHKNGTL is encoded by the coding sequence GTGAGTAATAAAATTATTGGAATTGACTTAGGCGGCACAACTGTAAAATTTGCTATCTTAACAAATGAAGGAGAAATTCAACAAAAATGGAGTGTTTTAACAGATATAACAGATGAGGGTTCACATATTGTGCCAGCTATTATTGAGTCGATCAATGAACAACTTGAAAGATATCACCTATCACCTAATGACTTTATTGGTATTGGAATGGGATCTCCCGGTACAGTCGATCGTACGGAAGGGACCGTTATTGGCGCTTATAATTTGAACTGGGATAAGAGTCAACCGGTTAAACAACTAATTGAAGAAGGAACGGGTATTTCTTTCGCTATCGACAATGATGCAAATGTTGCAGCTCTAGGGGAACGCTGGAAGGGTGCTGGTGAAAACGAAGAAGATATCGTGTTTGTAACTTTAGGAACAGGCGTTGGTGGTGGAATCATTGCTGGTGGACGGCTGATTCATGGTGTTGCTGGTGCGGCAGGAGAAATAGGTCATATCACAGTGGATCCAAATGGTTACAAGTGTACATGTGGCAATATCGGATGTCTTGAGACAGTTGCTAGTGCAACAGGAGTCGTCCGTTTAGCTAGAGATTTTTCAGAGGTATATGCTGGTGATTCAAAATTAAAAACAGCTATTGATGACGGTCAACTGATAACAGCTAAAGATGTTTTTGAATTTGCCAAAGAAAATGATGAATTAGCTGTTCGAGTGATAGACAAAGTTGCTTTTTACTTAGGTCTAGCCTGTGGGAACGTGGCAAATGTTTTAAATCCATCGACTATTGTGATCGGTGGAGGAGTTTCTCAAGCAGGAGCATTTTTAATAGATCAAATCAAAACGTATTTCGATCAATTTACTTACCCAACTATTCGTAAGACAACAAAAATTCGATTAGCTGAATTAGGAAACAGTGCTGGAGTAATCGGAGCAAGTTCATTAATCAAAAAACACAAGAACGGTACCTTATAA
- a CDS encoding YqgU-like beta propeller domain-containing protein, which yields MKRKKKKYVIFRLAILLFSATLFLISCTEKQPTETSDPEEIVLSYKEIPINYENFRKVIGWISNEEVLVHTGEINNDTLSSFNIFTGEIEPIYEANSIILTAIISEDKQQILIQVVGEEGGELRVIDRNGSITQNLPLETTGFVNVNWNPANQNHIFISYYQSDTEIVVDNWNLETNEIIPVPSASMAPVWYSANLYLYVDNEDDFSLETGNLYMGDIRTNDMLRLKSQVSDFFVHEDTFITYTPSDFTDEELLLNYQYPFMVDKSFMAIPKVTMNDRLVFPYLSQAGRNTPVYGVFAKEAVELELGTGDFEFGQLDFDNKTIDPILDLPDNAPISMAENGKYSLYGWRYESIIDIEQKTIYSFINSPN from the coding sequence ATGAAAAGAAAAAAGAAAAAATATGTCATTTTCAGATTAGCTATTTTACTTTTTTCCGCGACCTTATTTTTAATAAGTTGCACTGAAAAACAACCAACTGAAACCTCTGATCCAGAAGAAATAGTATTATCTTATAAAGAAATTCCAATTAACTACGAAAATTTTAGAAAAGTGATCGGTTGGATATCTAATGAAGAAGTTCTGGTCCATACTGGTGAAATAAACAATGATACCTTATCCTCATTTAATATTTTCACTGGAGAAATAGAGCCTATTTACGAAGCAAATTCAATTATTTTAACAGCGATTATTTCAGAAGATAAACAACAAATATTGATCCAAGTTGTCGGTGAAGAGGGTGGAGAATTAAGAGTGATTGATAGAAATGGATCTATTACTCAAAATTTACCATTAGAAACAACTGGGTTTGTTAACGTAAATTGGAATCCTGCAAATCAAAATCATATTTTTATTTCTTATTATCAATCAGATACAGAAATAGTTGTAGACAATTGGAATCTTGAAACCAATGAAATTATACCTGTACCTTCAGCTTCAATGGCTCCGGTATGGTATTCTGCTAATCTATATTTATATGTAGATAATGAAGATGATTTTTCACTTGAAACGGGCAATCTTTATATGGGAGATATTCGTACAAATGATATGCTGAGATTGAAAAGCCAGGTTTCAGATTTTTTTGTACATGAAGATACATTTATCACCTACACACCCTCAGATTTTACAGATGAAGAATTATTATTAAATTACCAATACCCTTTTATGGTTGATAAATCATTCATGGCTATCCCCAAAGTAACAATGAACGATCGTCTTGTTTTTCCTTACTTAAGTCAAGCTGGAAGAAATACGCCTGTTTATGGCGTGTTTGCAAAAGAAGCGGTAGAATTGGAACTTGGAACAGGGGATTTTGAATTTGGGCAATTGGATTTTGATAATAAAACCATTGATCCTATTCTAGACTTACCGGACAATGCTCCTATTTCGATGGCAGAAAATGGCAAATACAGCTTGTATGGCTGGCGCTATGAAAGCATCATAGACATTGAACAAAAAACGATTTATTCATTTATCAATAGTCCAAATTAA
- a CDS encoding rhodanese-like domain-containing protein has product MDIGQIINIGLWIIVIVWMGYEVYSYFQRKKASIELTEEEFKKDMRKVQLIDIREKKDFDVGHILGARNIPYSTFKTRSIEIRTDQPVYLYDNNKALSLRAALRLRKQKHTNIHHLKGGYRDWTGKTKTSY; this is encoded by the coding sequence TTGGATATAGGTCAAATTATTAATATAGGTTTATGGATCATTGTTATAGTATGGATGGGTTATGAAGTCTATAGTTATTTCCAACGAAAAAAAGCATCTATTGAGTTAACAGAAGAAGAATTCAAAAAAGATATGCGAAAAGTTCAATTGATCGATATTCGTGAGAAAAAAGATTTTGACGTGGGACATATATTAGGAGCTAGAAACATTCCTTATTCAACGTTTAAAACACGTAGCATTGAAATAAGAACAGATCAACCGGTTTATCTTTATGATAATAATAAGGCTTTAAGTTTACGAGCAGCTCTTCGTTTACGTAAACAAAAACATACAAATATTCACCATCTTAAAGGCGGTTACCGCGATTGGACTGGAAAAACGAAAACTTCTTATTAA
- a CDS encoding excisionase family DNA-binding protein, whose translation MYLTIEETADYLNLSITDIMRLIREKQIRTLSDGETILIYKEQFNLYLQEIEKYKKEIQDYLDEPIPEDIDIKDED comes from the coding sequence ATGTATTTAACAATCGAAGAAACAGCTGATTACCTAAATCTTTCCATAACCGATATTATGCGTCTTATTCGTGAGAAACAAATTCGTACCTTATCGGATGGAGAAACTATTTTGATTTACAAGGAACAATTCAATTTGTATCTACAAGAAATCGAAAAGTATAAAAAAGAAATACAAGATTATTTAGATGAACCCATTCCAGAAGATATTGATATAAAAGATGAAGATTAA
- a CDS encoding glycerophosphodiester phosphodiesterase → MNQTNIIAHRGSKGTHPENTLEAIKEAVRVGSDGIELDIHLSLDKELIVIHDETIDRTTNGNGRVQHLTLAELKQFDAGSWYSYEYSHCRIPTLQEIFCFLEEVDYEGLVNIELKTDKFSYPGIEEKVVAFVAEKNWPFTIEYSSFNYQTLIQLKALDDSCKIALLFEKTGGNVAFLSPDIPINMWHPKLSWFRRNSLFRVLEKPVRVWTVNKSEDLQFCFRKQVAGVITDYPQKALELRNKWQYEGV, encoded by the coding sequence ATGAATCAAACAAACATTATTGCTCATCGAGGAAGTAAAGGAACGCATCCTGAGAATACCTTAGAAGCGATCAAAGAAGCTGTTCGAGTTGGAAGCGACGGTATCGAACTAGATATTCACTTAAGTTTAGATAAAGAATTGATCGTTATTCATGATGAAACGATCGACCGTACCACAAATGGAAACGGTCGTGTTCAACACTTAACGTTAGCTGAACTAAAACAATTTGATGCGGGCAGCTGGTATTCTTATGAATATAGTCATTGCCGGATCCCAACGCTACAGGAAATTTTTTGTTTTCTTGAAGAAGTTGACTACGAAGGATTAGTTAATATTGAATTGAAAACTGATAAGTTTTCTTATCCAGGGATCGAAGAAAAAGTAGTTGCATTTGTAGCCGAAAAAAACTGGCCGTTCACTATCGAATATTCCAGCTTTAATTACCAAACTTTAATTCAATTAAAAGCGCTTGATGACTCTTGCAAAATAGCGCTGTTATTTGAAAAAACTGGCGGAAATGTTGCTTTTTTAAGCCCAGATATTCCCATAAATATGTGGCACCCTAAGTTAAGTTGGTTTAGAAGGAACAGTCTATTTCGCGTGCTTGAGAAACCAGTACGTGTCTGGACGGTCAATAAAAGTGAGGACCTTCAGTTTTGCTTCCGCAAACAAGTGGCAGGAGTTATTACAGATTATCCGCAGAAAGCTCTTGAACTAAGAAATAAATGGCAATATGAAGGAGTATAG
- the miaA gene encoding tRNA (adenosine(37)-N6)-dimethylallyltransferase MiaA: MKEYSVENKKIIIIVGPTAVGKTSLSVSLAEAVNGEIISGDSMQIYRDLSIGTAKVTKDEQKGIPHYLIDEVDVTTSYAVSDFQKRARFLIEDISARGKVPIIVGGTGLYIESLLYDVSFGGSGKNDLAFREAQEASAIEKGNLYLWEQLAKIDVTAAESIHFNNRRRIIRALEVHHVTGQLFSSYQNERKEKELLYEAKIIGLTTEREVLYERINLRVEQMFEAGLIEEAKWLYQQNLPDAQASRGIGYKELIPYFEKKTTLQEAKEAIQQNSRRYAKRQLTWFRNRLENVEWWDLVAFPESEKKLKHEVARFLTK, translated from the coding sequence ATGAAGGAGTATAGCGTGGAAAATAAAAAAATTATTATCATTGTAGGTCCAACGGCTGTTGGGAAAACAAGTTTAAGTGTATCGCTAGCTGAGGCAGTCAACGGGGAGATTATCAGTGGAGATTCTATGCAAATCTATCGTGACCTGTCTATTGGAACAGCTAAAGTAACAAAGGATGAACAAAAAGGTATCCCGCATTATTTGATTGATGAAGTGGATGTTACAACAAGTTATGCTGTATCGGATTTTCAAAAAAGAGCTCGCTTTTTAATTGAAGATATTTCTGCCAGAGGAAAGGTACCAATTATTGTCGGTGGTACGGGATTATATATTGAATCTTTGCTGTATGATGTATCTTTTGGTGGAAGTGGTAAAAATGATCTGGCTTTTCGAGAAGCTCAAGAAGCTAGCGCAATCGAAAAAGGAAATCTTTATTTATGGGAACAATTAGCTAAAATAGATGTGACTGCTGCTGAATCGATCCATTTTAACAATCGGCGACGGATCATTCGTGCACTTGAAGTGCATCATGTAACGGGACAGCTTTTTTCGAGCTATCAAAATGAGCGGAAAGAAAAAGAACTTCTTTATGAGGCTAAAATTATTGGTTTAACAACCGAGCGTGAAGTACTGTATGAGCGTATCAATCTTCGGGTAGAGCAAATGTTCGAAGCAGGCCTGATTGAAGAAGCCAAGTGGCTTTACCAGCAGAATTTACCAGACGCGCAAGCTTCAAGAGGAATCGGCTACAAAGAATTGATTCCTTATTTTGAAAAAAAGACAACTTTGCAAGAGGCCAAAGAAGCGATTCAACAAAACTCGAGAAGATATGCTAAGCGCCAATTAACTTGGTTTAGGAATCGTTTAGAAAATGTTGAATGGTGGGATTTAGTGGCTTTTCCTGAAAGTGAAAAAAAATTGAAACATGAAGTAGCAAGATTTCTGACAAAATAA
- the hflX gene encoding GTPase HflX, with amino-acid sequence MKTKETAETIERVIIVGVQTKENNQDFQYSLKELAQLTETAHGEVVGELTQKRDRADSRTFLGKGKMEELVSLVDELEVDTVIFNQGLTPGQTKNIQKILLDEVKVIDRIQLILDIFAMRAKSREGKLQVELAQLQYLMPRLAGQGVNLSRLGGGIGTRGPGETKLETDRRHIRDQITDIKRDLAETEKHRSRAREQRKESGTFQIGLMGYTNAGKSTLLNKLTQADTYEENQLFATLDPLTRKLLLPSGMAVTLTDTVGFIQDLPTQLIESFKSTLEETKGVDLLLHVVDASAENMAGHEKTVIQLLKELGMEMIPMITIYNKKDLVEEPFYPSLFPNVVISANDSEDIEQLLAEIMNKMKELLVPYRIEIEVSQGEKLVRLKRETLVVTEEYDEEKNVYVVEGYAKAESKWNGENQTT; translated from the coding sequence ATGAAAACAAAAGAAACTGCTGAAACAATTGAACGCGTCATTATTGTAGGAGTACAAACAAAAGAGAATAATCAAGATTTCCAATATTCTTTGAAGGAATTAGCGCAATTGACGGAGACAGCTCATGGGGAAGTAGTGGGCGAACTCACACAAAAAAGAGACCGAGCAGATTCGCGTACGTTCTTAGGCAAAGGAAAAATGGAAGAATTGGTCTCTTTAGTAGATGAACTAGAAGTAGATACCGTTATCTTTAATCAAGGGTTGACACCTGGCCAAACGAAGAATATCCAAAAGATTTTATTGGATGAAGTGAAAGTCATTGACCGAATTCAATTGATTTTAGATATTTTTGCTATGCGAGCTAAAAGCAGAGAAGGTAAATTACAAGTTGAGTTAGCTCAACTGCAATACTTAATGCCTCGCTTAGCTGGCCAAGGCGTCAATCTGTCACGATTAGGTGGAGGAATTGGGACACGTGGACCAGGGGAAACAAAGTTAGAAACTGATCGCCGACACATTCGCGACCAAATTACTGACATTAAACGCGATTTAGCTGAAACGGAAAAACACCGTAGCCGTGCCCGAGAACAACGCAAGGAAAGCGGAACGTTTCAAATTGGTCTGATGGGTTATACAAATGCTGGGAAATCGACGTTGTTAAATAAATTGACTCAAGCAGATACGTATGAAGAAAATCAATTATTTGCGACATTGGATCCTTTGACACGTAAATTGCTCTTACCAAGTGGTATGGCAGTCACACTTACTGATACGGTTGGTTTTATCCAAGATTTACCGACGCAATTGATCGAGTCTTTTAAATCAACTTTAGAAGAAACAAAAGGTGTTGATTTATTGTTACATGTCGTTGATGCTTCCGCTGAGAATATGGCTGGACATGAAAAAACCGTTATCCAACTATTAAAAGAATTAGGCATGGAAATGATTCCGATGATCACTATTTATAATAAGAAAGATTTAGTGGAAGAACCCTTTTACCCATCTCTTTTCCCAAATGTGGTTATTTCGGCTAATGATTCTGAAGATATCGAACAATTGTTGGCAGAAATCATGAATAAGATGAAAGAATTGCTGGTCCCTTACCGAATCGAAATTGAAGTTAGTCAAGGGGAAAAATTGGTTCGTCTAAAAAGAGAAACACTTGTTGTGACTGAGGAATACGATGAAGAAAAAAATGTTTATGTGGTAGAAGGCTATGCGAAGGCAGAGTCTAAATGGAATGGAGAGAATCAAACGACATGA
- a CDS encoding methionine gamma-lyase family protein yields MSWNDHYAPELIEKIKLVEEKIKPIHDQIHEVALTNQQKVLQSFRNKKVTEQHFNPTTGYGYDDFGRDTLEEVYAEVFGAEAGLVRPQIISGTHAISTALFGVLRPGDDLLYISGTPYDTLLEIVGVTGNGIGSFKEYQMGFDQVDLLSDGTVDFETVKKKMTSKTKMVAIQRSRGYASRPSFTVSQIEEMIRFVKGIDPEVIVFVDNCYGEFVEEKEPVEVGADLMAGSLIKNPGGGLAKTGGYIVGKKELIEACGYRLTTPGIGREAGASLYSLQEMYQGFFMAPHTVGEAVKGAVYTAALLDACGIESTPKWNEKRTDLIQMISLNDKEKMVSFAQTIQKYSPINAHVSPIGAYMPGYEDDVIMAAGTFIQGSSMELTADGPIRAPYTLYVQGGLTYEHVKLAVSSAVEELFFQ; encoded by the coding sequence ATGAGTTGGAACGATCATTATGCACCTGAACTAATTGAAAAAATTAAACTAGTAGAAGAAAAAATCAAACCAATCCATGATCAGATTCATGAAGTGGCTTTAACAAATCAACAGAAAGTCTTGCAAAGTTTTAGGAACAAAAAAGTTACTGAACAACATTTTAATCCAACAACCGGTTACGGATACGATGACTTTGGAAGAGATACTTTAGAAGAAGTTTATGCTGAAGTTTTTGGAGCTGAAGCTGGTTTAGTTCGGCCGCAGATCATTTCAGGTACGCATGCCATTTCAACAGCTTTATTTGGTGTACTGCGTCCTGGAGATGACTTGTTGTATATTTCTGGAACCCCTTATGACACATTGCTTGAAATCGTTGGTGTTACAGGAAATGGTATTGGATCCTTTAAAGAATACCAAATGGGTTTTGATCAAGTTGATTTATTGTCGGATGGAACAGTTGATTTTGAAACGGTAAAGAAAAAAATGACTTCAAAAACAAAAATGGTCGCTATTCAACGCTCTAGAGGGTATGCAAGCAGACCTTCGTTCACCGTAAGCCAAATCGAAGAGATGATTCGGTTTGTTAAAGGGATCGATCCGGAAGTTATTGTATTTGTCGATAATTGCTATGGCGAATTTGTTGAAGAAAAAGAACCCGTTGAAGTTGGCGCGGATTTGATGGCTGGATCATTGATCAAAAATCCAGGTGGTGGATTGGCTAAGACCGGCGGGTACATTGTTGGAAAAAAAGAGCTGATTGAAGCTTGTGGGTATCGTTTGACTACACCTGGTATAGGAAGAGAAGCGGGGGCTTCTTTATACAGCTTGCAAGAAATGTATCAGGGCTTTTTTATGGCTCCTCATACAGTTGGAGAAGCCGTGAAAGGGGCCGTTTATACGGCTGCGCTTTTAGATGCTTGTGGCATTGAGAGTACGCCTAAGTGGAATGAAAAGCGAACCGATCTCATTCAAATGATCTCATTGAATGATAAAGAAAAGATGGTCTCATTTGCACAGACTATTCAAAAATATTCTCCAATCAACGCGCATGTCTCTCCTATTGGAGCATATATGCCGGGATATGAAGATGATGTCATTATGGCAGCAGGAACATTTATTCAAGGTTCTAGTATGGAACTAACCGCAGATGGACCGATCCGCGCACCTTATACGCTTTATGTTCAAGGTGGTTTAACCTATGAACATGTCAAATTAGCTGTCAGCTCAGCTGTGGAAGAATTATTTTTCCAGTAG
- a CDS encoding MerR family transcriptional regulator, protein MNEKELRRSMSVFPIGTVMTLADLSARQIRYYEEQGLICPERNEGNRRMYSLNDIDVLLEIKDYLADGINMAGIKRIYELKEKNVEHEEKSTLTDEDVRRILQDEFLSLRGIDRKGTSRFF, encoded by the coding sequence ATGAACGAGAAAGAGCTACGGCGTTCCATGTCTGTATTTCCAATTGGGACTGTGATGACATTGGCAGATTTATCTGCGCGTCAAATCCGCTATTACGAAGAACAAGGTTTAATTTGTCCTGAACGTAATGAAGGAAACCGAAGAATGTATTCTTTAAATGATATAGATGTGCTTCTTGAAATAAAAGATTATTTAGCAGATGGAATCAATATGGCCGGTATTAAGCGTATCTATGAGTTGAAAGAAAAAAATGTGGAGCATGAAGAGAAATCTACGTTAACGGATGAAGATGTTCGTCGAATCTTACAAGATGAATTTTTAAGTCTACGAGGTATAGATCGAAAAGGGACTTCACGTTTCTTTTAA
- the glnA gene encoding type I glutamate--ammonia ligase translates to MTNFTREEIETSVKEQHVRYLRLMFTDIDGTIKNVEVPISQLEKVMENKMMFDGSSIDGFVRIEESDMILRPDLSTWLIFPWEEVNGKVARLICDIYNPDGTPFAGDPRNNLKLVLKEMEEQGYTEFNLGPEPEFFLFKLDENGKPTTEVNDNGGYFDFAPTDLGENCRRDIVLQLEELGFEIEASHHETAPGQHEIDWKYAGAVEACDNIQTFKLIVKTVARKHGLHATFMPKPVYGVGGSGMHFNMSLFNKEGNVFYDEENELGLSKTAYHFLAGILDHALGYTAVCNPTVNSYKRLIPGYEAPVYIAWSARNRSPLVRIPSSRGVSTRIELRSVDPSANPYLAVAVLLKSGLDGVNKESVAPQPIDRNIYRMSSEERYKRGINDLPATLHNAVKYLQEDQVVQEALGNHIYKSFVSAKHIEWAAYREQVSEWEKEKYLTLY, encoded by the coding sequence ATGACTAATTTTACAAGAGAAGAAATCGAGACTAGTGTAAAAGAACAACATGTTCGTTACTTGAGATTGATGTTTACGGATATAGATGGAACGATAAAAAATGTTGAAGTTCCAATCAGTCAACTAGAAAAAGTTATGGAAAATAAAATGATGTTTGACGGATCATCTATTGATGGATTCGTAAGAATTGAAGAAAGCGACATGATTTTACGCCCCGATTTATCAACTTGGTTAATATTTCCTTGGGAAGAAGTAAATGGAAAAGTCGCTCGTTTGATTTGTGATATTTATAATCCGGATGGGACACCTTTTGCTGGAGACCCTAGAAATAATTTGAAACTGGTTCTAAAAGAAATGGAAGAGCAAGGGTATACAGAATTCAACTTAGGACCCGAACCGGAATTTTTCTTATTTAAATTAGATGAAAATGGCAAACCAACAACTGAAGTAAATGACAATGGCGGCTATTTTGATTTTGCACCAACAGACTTAGGTGAAAATTGTCGTCGTGATATTGTGTTGCAACTTGAAGAGTTAGGCTTTGAAATTGAAGCCAGCCATCACGAAACGGCACCTGGCCAACATGAAATTGATTGGAAATACGCCGGTGCGGTTGAAGCATGCGATAATATCCAAACATTCAAATTGATTGTTAAAACAGTTGCCCGTAAACATGGTCTACATGCAACCTTTATGCCTAAACCAGTCTATGGAGTAGGTGGCTCTGGGATGCACTTTAACATGTCATTATTTAACAAAGAGGGAAATGTCTTTTACGATGAAGAAAATGAACTTGGCTTAAGCAAGACAGCCTATCATTTCTTAGCGGGTATATTGGATCATGCTTTAGGGTACACAGCGGTTTGCAACCCAACTGTAAACTCATATAAACGATTGATCCCAGGATATGAAGCTCCAGTTTATATAGCGTGGAGTGCCCGTAACCGTTCTCCTTTAGTACGCATACCAAGTTCAAGAGGTGTTTCTACTCGAATTGAATTGCGCAGTGTCGATCCTAGTGCAAATCCTTATTTAGCAGTAGCAGTATTGTTAAAATCAGGATTAGATGGAGTGAACAAAGAAAGTGTAGCTCCTCAACCAATCGATCGAAATATTTACCGTATGTCTTCAGAAGAAAGATATAAAAGAGGAATCAACGATCTTCCTGCTACGCTGCACAATGCCGTTAAATATCTGCAAGAAGATCAAGTCGTACAGGAAGCATTGGGAAATCATATTTATAAAAGTTTTGTAAGTGCCAAGCATATCGAATGGGCGGCTTACCGTGAACAAGTTTCTGAGTGGGAAAAAGAAAAATATTTAACATTGTATTAA
- a CDS encoding MerR family transcriptional regulator, with protein MSEKELRRSRSVFPIGTVMKLTDLSARQIRYYEEQDLIVPMRNEGNRRMYSLNNIDVLLEIKDYLSDGINMAGIKQIYKLQETKEKNREQEIIKVLTDDDVRKILHDEFLAVSGLGAKKPLSFFDQNRIG; from the coding sequence ATGAGCGAGAAAGAACTTAGACGGTCGAGATCAGTTTTTCCGATTGGTACAGTTATGAAATTAACCGATTTATCTGCTCGACAGATTCGTTATTATGAGGAGCAAGATTTGATTGTTCCAATGCGGAACGAAGGAAACCGGCGAATGTATTCTTTAAATAATATTGATGTTCTTCTCGAAATTAAAGATTATTTATCTGATGGAATTAATATGGCTGGTATAAAACAAATTTACAAGTTACAAGAAACCAAAGAAAAGAATCGTGAGCAAGAAATAATTAAAGTATTGACTGACGATGATGTGCGTAAAATACTGCATGATGAATTTTTAGCGGTAAGTGGTTTAGGCGCAAAGAAACCACTCTCATTTTTTGATCAAAATCGAATAGGATAA